The Primulina eburnea isolate SZY01 chromosome 6, ASM2296580v1, whole genome shotgun sequence genome contains a region encoding:
- the LOC140833768 gene encoding uncharacterized protein: MATGFVPELNMENQMGCMTGILQIFDRHQILAGKSTKRLLPPPVFDTITDSEISVEASPVHARGSGKQKEKVRPSPERLKQWFQPAELPLKLPMSESKEGAASSWKSSKEIPRLSLDSRATTDDKGGLHPKEKRTSAAVQLTLNGAAIDSQVYRSHSLIAKLMGLEPMPNSLNAMEHEKKPELRKSGVSRGFLHSRFSMESNNFPVKQQNQSHTPLVTHEVINNVAMKSYWKNDDNGVNLSPWKAPQHGKSFFDSADHFPEPKQNVSAKGEIENRLKMRGMEEHTKDLETLKNILEALQLKGLLHSTKPAERNRHTRHQKFMYDQSPIVVIKPSRSSITSPIHQRTENEYPPANGRSPERQSRRNYSVPVEPSPLPIPPRVRLPNSLVKPKPLRVETQRRANELTDNRRILPALPPNLHTRITGSEPTTHARPPRSKKTTAKDYQKANKSGEDESASISGSSSSTSLDTERSRTGGRNLLERCDKLLHSIAEMTAAADMQPSPVSVLDSSLHRDDSFTASPIAAKRKILFKDHYGNAEEETWSTGVSLVSQETCEESAFLYIADILSASNLFPGGSDLFLFLEKQQLQKGQDSSKASRLQRKAVFDTITEILKWIRRLPPWKNVSWTTDDVTSPSLDKVWLEFQRIRDRSDAEDMYDMVCGVLRKDLSGDEITGWKDYPTEMSESILDLERLVFKDLIAETLRDLGELASENRLSWMNRKKVLWR; the protein is encoded by the exons ATGGCGACTGGGTTCGTTCCTGAACTGAACATGGAGAACCAGATGGGTTGCATGACGGGTATTCTTCAGATATTCGATCGCCACCAGATTTTGGCGGGGAAATCCACGAAGCGCCTCCTTCCCCCGCCG GTTTTTGATACGATTACGGATTCGGAGATATCTGTGGAAGCTTCGCCGGTTCATGCGAGAGGGTCGGGAAAGCAGAAAGAGAAGGTACGGCCGAGCCCGGAGCGGCTGAAGCAGTGGTTTCAGCCAGCGGAGTTGCCACTTAAGCTACCTATGTCGGAATCGAAAGAAGGGGCGGCTTCCTCGTGGAAGTCGAGCAAAGAAATTCCGAGGCTTTCACTCGACAGCAGGGCAACCACCGATGATAAGGGTGGACTCCATCCGAAGGAGAAGCGCACAAGTGCTGCCGTTCAGCTGACGTTGAATGGTGCCGCCATTGATTCCCAAGTGTACAGATCGCATAGTCTTATAGCCAAGCTGATGGGCTTGGAGCCAATGCCGAATTCGTTGAATGCTATGGAACACGAAAAGAAGCCAGAGCTCCGGAAATCAGGAGTTTCCAGAGGTTTCCTACACTCTCGCTTCAGCATGGAAAGCAACAATTTCCCCGTCAAGCAGCAAAATCAGTCTCATACTCCCCTTGTTACTCACGAAGTGATAAACAATGTGGCGATGAAGAGTTACTGGAAAAACGACGATAATGGCGTCAACTTATCCCCATGGAAGGCACCTCAGCATGGAAAGAGCTTCTTCGATTCAGCTGACCATTTCCCGGAGCCGAAGCAGAATGTTTCAGCTAAGGGAGAGATCGAAAACAGATTGAAAATGAGAGGAATGGAAGAACACACTAAAGATTTGGAAACCTTGAAAAATATCCTCGAAGCTCTGCAACTCAAGGGGCTCTTGCACTCAACGAAGCCCGCGGAGCGAAATCGTCATACCCGCCACCAGAAATTTATGTACGATCAGTCGCCTATCGTTGTGATAAAACCTTCTAGATCATCAATAACTTCGCCGATTCACCAGCGAACGGAAAACGAGTACCCGCCGGCAAATGGTAGAAGCCCAGAACGGCAATCTCGCCGGAATTACTCTGTTCCAGTCGAACCCTCCCCTCTCCCGATTCCGCCGCGTGTAAGGCTGCCAAACTCGCTGGTGAAACCTAAACCTCTGAGAGTCGAAACTCAGAGAAGAGCAAATGAGTTAACAGATAACCGCCGCATCCTTCCGGCTCTCCCGCCGAATCTTCACACAAGGATAACTGGGTCGGAACCAACTACCCATGCCCGTCCTCCCCGAAGCAAGAAAACAACTGCTAAAGATTATCAGAAGGCAAACAAATCGGGAGAGGATGAATCTGCCTCCATTTCTGGAAGTAGCTCGAGTACATCCCTTGATACAGAG AGGTCAAGAACAGGGGGGAGGAATTTGTTGGAGAGATGTGATAAGCTGCTTCACAGCATAGCAGAGATGACTGCCGCAGCTGATATGCAACCAAGCCCGGTTTCTGTTCTTGACTCCTCCCTTCACAGGGATGATTCCTTTACCGCCTCCCCTATCGCGGCCAAGCGTAAAATTCTTTTCAAAG ATCATTATGGTAATGCGGAAGAAGAAACGTGGAGCACTGGTGTCTCACTAGTTAGCCAAGAAACGTGCGAGGAGTCGGCTTTTCTTTACATCGCGGATATCTTAAGTGCATCCAATCTCTTCCCCGGAGGATCGGACCTTTTTCTTTTCCTAGAAAAGCAACAGCTTCAGAAAGGACAGGACTCGTCCAAGGCCTCCAGGCTTCAAAGAAAGGCGGTCTTTGACACAATCACCGAAATTCTTAAATGGATAAGACGATTGCCTCCTTGGAAGAACGTTTCTTGGACAACCGACGACGTCACAAGCCCTTCCCTTGATAAGGTCTGGTTAGAATTCCAAAGAATTCGTGATCGAAGTGATGCTGAAGATATGTACGATATGGTATGTGGTGTGTTGAGGAAAGACTTATCCGGGGACGAGATCACGGGCTGGAAAGATTACCCGACCGAGATGTCGGAGTCGATTTTGGATCTAGAAAGGTTGGTTTTCAAGGATTTGATAGCCGAGACGTTACGGGATCTCGGAGAATTGGCATCTGAAAACAGATTGTCATGGATGAACAGGAAGAAGGTTTTGTGGAGATGA